The following proteins are co-located in the Phragmites australis chromosome 10, lpPhrAust1.1, whole genome shotgun sequence genome:
- the LOC133883356 gene encoding probable sucrose-phosphate synthase 3 isoform X4 encodes MRSPQEKNTRLENMTWRIWNLARKKKEFEKEEANRLSKRRLETEKPRNDATADMSEDLFEGVKGEDAGDPSVAYGDSTTGNTPRISSVDRLYIVLISLHGLIRGDNMELGRDSDTGGQVKYVVELAKALSSSPGVYRVDLLTRQILAPNFNRGYGEPSEMLASTSFKSFKYERGENSGAYIIRIPFGPKDKYLTKEHIWPFIQEFVDGALGHIVWMSKTIGEEIGSGCPVWPAVIHGHYASSGVAAALLSGALNVPMVFTGHFLGKDKLEGLLKQGRQTREQINMAYKIMCRIEAEELSLDASEIVIASTRQEIEEQWNLYDGFEVMLARKLRALVKRGANCYGRYMPRMVIIPPGVEFGHMVHDFDMAGDEDSPSPASEDPSIWSEIMRFFTNPRKPMILAIARPYAEKNITTLVKAFGECRPLRELANLTLIMGNREAISKMHKISAAVLTSVLTLTDEYDLYGQVAYPKHHKHSEVPDIYRLAARTKGAFVNVAYFEQFGVTLIEAAMHGLPVIATKNGAPVEIHQVLDNGLLVDPHDQHAIADALCKMLSEKQFWSRCRENGLKNIHRFSWPEHCKNYVSRILTLGPRHPAFASKEDQKVPMKGRKHIFVIAVDSVSKDDLIQIIRNSIEATRFGTLSGSTGFVLSTSLTIAEIHSLVTCTGMLPTDFDAFICNSGSDIYYPSQSSDMSKKSRITFALDHNYRSHIEYRWGGEGLRKYLVKWASSVVERRGRIEKQVIFEDSEHSSTYCLAFKVVNPNHLPPLKELQKLMRIQSLRCHALYNHGATRLSVVPIHASRSQALRYLSIRWGIELPDAVVIVGETGDSDYEELFGGLHKTVILKGGFNTPANIIHTVRRYPLQDVVALDSSNIIGIEGCSTGDMRSALQQLGIPTQ; translated from the exons TTTGAGAAAGAGGAAGCCAATCGCTTGTCAAAACGGCGTCTAGAGACTGAGAAGCCACGAAATGATGCTACTGCAGATATGTCTGAAGATCTCTTTGAAGGAGTAAAGGGAGAGGATGCTGGTGATCCATCTGTTGCCTACGGTGACAGCACAACTGGGAACACACCTAGGATCAGTTCAGTTGACAGGCTATACATAGTGTTGATCAG CCTTCATGGTCTGATCCGTGGAGACAATATGGAGCTTGGCCGTGATTCAGATACTGGTGGCCAG GTCAAATATGTCGTGGAGCTTGCTAAAGCATTAAGTTCATCTCCTGGAGTTTACCGGGTTGATCTATTGACAAGGCAAATCTTAGCCCCAAATTTCAATCGTGGTTATGGTGAACCATCCGAAATGCTGGCTTCAACAAGCTTCAAGAGCTTCAAATATGAAAGAGGAGAAAACAGTGGCGCATATATCATCAGAATACCATTTGGGCCCAAAGACAAGTATCTAACTAAAGAACATATCTGGCCTTTCATTCAAGAATTTGTTGATGGTGCACTGGGTCATATAGTGTGGATGTCAAAAACTATAGGTGAAGAAATCGGCAGTGGATGTCCAGTGTGGCCTGCTGTGATTCATGGCCATTATGCCAGTTCAGGAGTTGCTGCTGCTCTACTATCTGGAGCACTTAATGTTCCCATGGTGTTTACAGGGCATTTTCTTGGGAAAGATAAGTTGGAAGGGCTTCTCAAGCAAGGGAGACAGACAAGAGAACAAATTAACATGGCATACAAAATAATGTGCCGAATTGAGGCAGAGGAGTTGTCTCTTGATGCATCTGAAATAGTTATCGCAAGCACCAGGCAAGAGATAGAAGAGCAGTGGAACTTGTATGATGGTTTTGAGGTCATGCTTGCAAGGAAGCTCCGTGCGCTAGTCAAGCGTGGTGCTAACTGTTATGGTCGTTATATGCCTCGTATGGTT ataattcctCCAGGTGTTGAATTCGGCCATATGGTTCATGATTTTGATATGGCTGGAGATGAAGATAGCCCATCTCCAGCCTCCGAGGATCCATCTATTTGGTCTGAG ATAATGCGGTTCTTCACAAATCCTAGGAAACCTATGATTCTGGCTATTGCCCGTCCTTATGCTGAAAAGAATATTACAACGCTTGTGAAGGCATTTGGTGAATGCCGTCCATTGAGGGAACTTGCTAACCTT ACACTGATAATGGGTAACCGTGAGGCTATTTCCAAAATGCATAAAATCAGTGCAGCTGTTCTGACATCGGTGCTTACATTGACTGATGAGTATGATTTATATGGTCAAGTGGCATACCCAAAACATCACAAACACTCTGAAGTTCCTGATATTTATCGTTTGGCAGCAAGAACCAAG GGTGCTTTTGTAAACGTTGCTTACTTTGAACAATTTGGTGTCACCTTGATAGAG GCTGCCATGCACGGTTTGCCTGTAATTGCAACAAAAAATGGAGCTCCTGTTGAAATTCATCAG GTTCTGGACAACGGTCTCCTTGTTGATCCCCATGATCAGCATGCAATTGCAGATGCCCTCTGTAAGATGCTTTCTGAAAAGCAGTTTTGGTCGAGATGTCGAGAGAATGGGCTGAAAAATATACACCGGTTTTCTTGGCCTGAACATTGTAAAAATTATGTGTCAAGGATATTAACTCTTGGCCCAAGACATCCTGCTTTTGCAAGCAAAGAAGACCAGAAGGTGCCTATGAAGGGAAGGAAGCATATCTTTGTTATTGCTGTAGACTCTGTTAGTAAGGATGATCTAATTCAGATTATCAGAAATTCTATTGAGGCTACACGCTTTGGAACATTGTCAGGTTCGACAGGTTTTGTGCTGTCAACTTCACTGACAATAGCAGAGATACATTCTCTAGTTACATGTACAGGCATGCTTCCTACTGATTTTGATGCCTTCATATGCAATAGTGGGAGTGATATATATTATCCTTCACAGTCTAGTGATATGTCAAAAAAATCCCGTATTACATTTGCATTGGACCATAATTACCGATCACATATTGAGTATCGTTGGGGAGGAGAAGGTTTAAGGAAGTACCTAGTAAAGTGGGCTTCTTCAGTAGTAGAAAGAAGGGGAAGAATTGAAAAGCAAGTCATTTTTGAAGATTCAGAACATTCTTCAACATATTGTCTTGCATTTAAAGTGGTTAATCCAAATCAT TTGCCTCCTTTGAAGGAGCTGCAAAAGTTGATGAGGATTCAGTCACTGCGTTGTCATGCTCTGTATAACCATGGTGCTACCAGGCTATCTGTAGTTCCAATTCATGCATCACGATCTCAGGCTCTAAG GTATTTGTCTATTCGATGGGGCATAGAGTTGCCAGATGCCGTGGTTATTGTTGGCGAAACTGGTGATTCTGATTACGAGGAACTGTTTGGAGGTCTTCACAAGACAGTCATTCTTAAGGGTGGATTCAACACTCCTGCAAATATAATTCATACAGTAAGAAGGTATCCTTTACAAGATGTTGTTGCTCTTGATAGCTCAAATATCATTGGAATTGAGGGTTGCAGCACTGGTGACATGAGGTCTGCTCTGCAACAGCTTGGTATACCCACACAGTGA
- the LOC133883356 gene encoding probable sucrose-phosphate synthase 3 isoform X5, whose amino-acid sequence MSEDLFEGVKGEDAGDPSVAYGDSTTGNTPRISSVDRLYIVLISLHGLIRGDNMELGRDSDTGGQVKYVVELAKALSSSPGVYRVDLLTRQILAPNFNRGYGEPSEMLASTSFKSFKYERGENSGAYIIRIPFGPKDKYLTKEHIWPFIQEFVDGALGHIVWMSKTIGEEIGSGCPVWPAVIHGHYASSGVAAALLSGALNVPMVFTGHFLGKDKLEGLLKQGRQTREQINMAYKIMCRIEAEELSLDASEIVIASTRQEIEEQWNLYDGFEVMLARKLRALVKRGANCYGRYMPRMVIIPPGVEFGHMVHDFDMAGDEDSPSPASEDPSIWSEIMRFFTNPRKPMILAIARPYAEKNITTLVKAFGECRPLRELANLTLIMGNREAISKMHKISAAVLTSVLTLTDEYDLYGQVAYPKHHKHSEVPDIYRLAARTKGAFVNVAYFEQFGVTLIEAAMHGLPVIATKNGAPVEIHQVLDNGLLVDPHDQHAIADALCKMLSEKQFWSRCRENGLKNIHRFSWPEHCKNYVSRILTLGPRHPAFASKEDQKVPMKGRKHIFVIAVDSVSKDDLIQIIRNSIEATRFGTLSGSTGFVLSTSLTIAEIHSLVTCTGMLPTDFDAFICNSGSDIYYPSQSSDMSKKSRITFALDHNYRSHIEYRWGGEGLRKYLVKWASSVVERRGRIEKQVIFEDSEHSSTYCLAFKVVNPNHLPPLKELQKLMRIQSLRCHALYNHGATRLSVVPIHASRSQALRYLSIRWGIELPDAVVIVGETGDSDYEELFGGLHKTVILKGGFNTPANIIHTVRRYPLQDVVALDSSNIIGIEGCSTGDMRSALQQLGIPTQ is encoded by the exons ATGTCTGAAGATCTCTTTGAAGGAGTAAAGGGAGAGGATGCTGGTGATCCATCTGTTGCCTACGGTGACAGCACAACTGGGAACACACCTAGGATCAGTTCAGTTGACAGGCTATACATAGTGTTGATCAG CCTTCATGGTCTGATCCGTGGAGACAATATGGAGCTTGGCCGTGATTCAGATACTGGTGGCCAG GTCAAATATGTCGTGGAGCTTGCTAAAGCATTAAGTTCATCTCCTGGAGTTTACCGGGTTGATCTATTGACAAGGCAAATCTTAGCCCCAAATTTCAATCGTGGTTATGGTGAACCATCCGAAATGCTGGCTTCAACAAGCTTCAAGAGCTTCAAATATGAAAGAGGAGAAAACAGTGGCGCATATATCATCAGAATACCATTTGGGCCCAAAGACAAGTATCTAACTAAAGAACATATCTGGCCTTTCATTCAAGAATTTGTTGATGGTGCACTGGGTCATATAGTGTGGATGTCAAAAACTATAGGTGAAGAAATCGGCAGTGGATGTCCAGTGTGGCCTGCTGTGATTCATGGCCATTATGCCAGTTCAGGAGTTGCTGCTGCTCTACTATCTGGAGCACTTAATGTTCCCATGGTGTTTACAGGGCATTTTCTTGGGAAAGATAAGTTGGAAGGGCTTCTCAAGCAAGGGAGACAGACAAGAGAACAAATTAACATGGCATACAAAATAATGTGCCGAATTGAGGCAGAGGAGTTGTCTCTTGATGCATCTGAAATAGTTATCGCAAGCACCAGGCAAGAGATAGAAGAGCAGTGGAACTTGTATGATGGTTTTGAGGTCATGCTTGCAAGGAAGCTCCGTGCGCTAGTCAAGCGTGGTGCTAACTGTTATGGTCGTTATATGCCTCGTATGGTT ataattcctCCAGGTGTTGAATTCGGCCATATGGTTCATGATTTTGATATGGCTGGAGATGAAGATAGCCCATCTCCAGCCTCCGAGGATCCATCTATTTGGTCTGAG ATAATGCGGTTCTTCACAAATCCTAGGAAACCTATGATTCTGGCTATTGCCCGTCCTTATGCTGAAAAGAATATTACAACGCTTGTGAAGGCATTTGGTGAATGCCGTCCATTGAGGGAACTTGCTAACCTT ACACTGATAATGGGTAACCGTGAGGCTATTTCCAAAATGCATAAAATCAGTGCAGCTGTTCTGACATCGGTGCTTACATTGACTGATGAGTATGATTTATATGGTCAAGTGGCATACCCAAAACATCACAAACACTCTGAAGTTCCTGATATTTATCGTTTGGCAGCAAGAACCAAG GGTGCTTTTGTAAACGTTGCTTACTTTGAACAATTTGGTGTCACCTTGATAGAG GCTGCCATGCACGGTTTGCCTGTAATTGCAACAAAAAATGGAGCTCCTGTTGAAATTCATCAG GTTCTGGACAACGGTCTCCTTGTTGATCCCCATGATCAGCATGCAATTGCAGATGCCCTCTGTAAGATGCTTTCTGAAAAGCAGTTTTGGTCGAGATGTCGAGAGAATGGGCTGAAAAATATACACCGGTTTTCTTGGCCTGAACATTGTAAAAATTATGTGTCAAGGATATTAACTCTTGGCCCAAGACATCCTGCTTTTGCAAGCAAAGAAGACCAGAAGGTGCCTATGAAGGGAAGGAAGCATATCTTTGTTATTGCTGTAGACTCTGTTAGTAAGGATGATCTAATTCAGATTATCAGAAATTCTATTGAGGCTACACGCTTTGGAACATTGTCAGGTTCGACAGGTTTTGTGCTGTCAACTTCACTGACAATAGCAGAGATACATTCTCTAGTTACATGTACAGGCATGCTTCCTACTGATTTTGATGCCTTCATATGCAATAGTGGGAGTGATATATATTATCCTTCACAGTCTAGTGATATGTCAAAAAAATCCCGTATTACATTTGCATTGGACCATAATTACCGATCACATATTGAGTATCGTTGGGGAGGAGAAGGTTTAAGGAAGTACCTAGTAAAGTGGGCTTCTTCAGTAGTAGAAAGAAGGGGAAGAATTGAAAAGCAAGTCATTTTTGAAGATTCAGAACATTCTTCAACATATTGTCTTGCATTTAAAGTGGTTAATCCAAATCAT TTGCCTCCTTTGAAGGAGCTGCAAAAGTTGATGAGGATTCAGTCACTGCGTTGTCATGCTCTGTATAACCATGGTGCTACCAGGCTATCTGTAGTTCCAATTCATGCATCACGATCTCAGGCTCTAAG GTATTTGTCTATTCGATGGGGCATAGAGTTGCCAGATGCCGTGGTTATTGTTGGCGAAACTGGTGATTCTGATTACGAGGAACTGTTTGGAGGTCTTCACAAGACAGTCATTCTTAAGGGTGGATTCAACACTCCTGCAAATATAATTCATACAGTAAGAAGGTATCCTTTACAAGATGTTGTTGCTCTTGATAGCTCAAATATCATTGGAATTGAGGGTTGCAGCACTGGTGACATGAGGTCTGCTCTGCAACAGCTTGGTATACCCACACAGTGA
- the LOC133883356 gene encoding probable sucrose-phosphate synthase 3 isoform X3, whose amino-acid sequence MPARAPRAPEPAPPGAGVAAGTASLCCSASGATAPPPGTSSRRSSPGVSDAEPAGEEHAAGEHDLEDLEPRQEEEGDMSEDLFEGVKGEDAGDPSVAYGDSTTGNTPRISSVDRLYIVLISLHGLIRGDNMELGRDSDTGGQVKYVVELAKALSSSPGVYRVDLLTRQILAPNFNRGYGEPSEMLASTSFKSFKYERGENSGAYIIRIPFGPKDKYLTKEHIWPFIQEFVDGALGHIVWMSKTIGEEIGSGCPVWPAVIHGHYASSGVAAALLSGALNVPMVFTGHFLGKDKLEGLLKQGRQTREQINMAYKIMCRIEAEELSLDASEIVIASTRQEIEEQWNLYDGFEVMLARKLRALVKRGANCYGRYMPRMVIIPPGVEFGHMVHDFDMAGDEDSPSPASEDPSIWSEIMRFFTNPRKPMILAIARPYAEKNITTLVKAFGECRPLRELANLTLIMGNREAISKMHKISAAVLTSVLTLTDEYDLYGQVAYPKHHKHSEVPDIYRLAARTKGAFVNVAYFEQFGVTLIEAAMHGLPVIATKNGAPVEIHQVLDNGLLVDPHDQHAIADALCKMLSEKQFWSRCRENGLKNIHRFSWPEHCKNYVSRILTLGPRHPAFASKEDQKVPMKGRKHIFVIAVDSVSKDDLIQIIRNSIEATRFGTLSGSTGFVLSTSLTIAEIHSLVTCTGMLPTDFDAFICNSGSDIYYPSQSSDMSKKSRITFALDHNYRSHIEYRWGGEGLRKYLVKWASSVVERRGRIEKQVIFEDSEHSSTYCLAFKVVNPNHLPPLKELQKLMRIQSLRCHALYNHGATRLSVVPIHASRSQALRYLSIRWGIELPDAVVIVGETGDSDYEELFGGLHKTVILKGGFNTPANIIHTVRRYPLQDVVALDSSNIIGIEGCSTGDMRSALQQLGIPTQ is encoded by the exons ATATGTCTGAAGATCTCTTTGAAGGAGTAAAGGGAGAGGATGCTGGTGATCCATCTGTTGCCTACGGTGACAGCACAACTGGGAACACACCTAGGATCAGTTCAGTTGACAGGCTATACATAGTGTTGATCAG CCTTCATGGTCTGATCCGTGGAGACAATATGGAGCTTGGCCGTGATTCAGATACTGGTGGCCAG GTCAAATATGTCGTGGAGCTTGCTAAAGCATTAAGTTCATCTCCTGGAGTTTACCGGGTTGATCTATTGACAAGGCAAATCTTAGCCCCAAATTTCAATCGTGGTTATGGTGAACCATCCGAAATGCTGGCTTCAACAAGCTTCAAGAGCTTCAAATATGAAAGAGGAGAAAACAGTGGCGCATATATCATCAGAATACCATTTGGGCCCAAAGACAAGTATCTAACTAAAGAACATATCTGGCCTTTCATTCAAGAATTTGTTGATGGTGCACTGGGTCATATAGTGTGGATGTCAAAAACTATAGGTGAAGAAATCGGCAGTGGATGTCCAGTGTGGCCTGCTGTGATTCATGGCCATTATGCCAGTTCAGGAGTTGCTGCTGCTCTACTATCTGGAGCACTTAATGTTCCCATGGTGTTTACAGGGCATTTTCTTGGGAAAGATAAGTTGGAAGGGCTTCTCAAGCAAGGGAGACAGACAAGAGAACAAATTAACATGGCATACAAAATAATGTGCCGAATTGAGGCAGAGGAGTTGTCTCTTGATGCATCTGAAATAGTTATCGCAAGCACCAGGCAAGAGATAGAAGAGCAGTGGAACTTGTATGATGGTTTTGAGGTCATGCTTGCAAGGAAGCTCCGTGCGCTAGTCAAGCGTGGTGCTAACTGTTATGGTCGTTATATGCCTCGTATGGTT ataattcctCCAGGTGTTGAATTCGGCCATATGGTTCATGATTTTGATATGGCTGGAGATGAAGATAGCCCATCTCCAGCCTCCGAGGATCCATCTATTTGGTCTGAG ATAATGCGGTTCTTCACAAATCCTAGGAAACCTATGATTCTGGCTATTGCCCGTCCTTATGCTGAAAAGAATATTACAACGCTTGTGAAGGCATTTGGTGAATGCCGTCCATTGAGGGAACTTGCTAACCTT ACACTGATAATGGGTAACCGTGAGGCTATTTCCAAAATGCATAAAATCAGTGCAGCTGTTCTGACATCGGTGCTTACATTGACTGATGAGTATGATTTATATGGTCAAGTGGCATACCCAAAACATCACAAACACTCTGAAGTTCCTGATATTTATCGTTTGGCAGCAAGAACCAAG GGTGCTTTTGTAAACGTTGCTTACTTTGAACAATTTGGTGTCACCTTGATAGAG GCTGCCATGCACGGTTTGCCTGTAATTGCAACAAAAAATGGAGCTCCTGTTGAAATTCATCAG GTTCTGGACAACGGTCTCCTTGTTGATCCCCATGATCAGCATGCAATTGCAGATGCCCTCTGTAAGATGCTTTCTGAAAAGCAGTTTTGGTCGAGATGTCGAGAGAATGGGCTGAAAAATATACACCGGTTTTCTTGGCCTGAACATTGTAAAAATTATGTGTCAAGGATATTAACTCTTGGCCCAAGACATCCTGCTTTTGCAAGCAAAGAAGACCAGAAGGTGCCTATGAAGGGAAGGAAGCATATCTTTGTTATTGCTGTAGACTCTGTTAGTAAGGATGATCTAATTCAGATTATCAGAAATTCTATTGAGGCTACACGCTTTGGAACATTGTCAGGTTCGACAGGTTTTGTGCTGTCAACTTCACTGACAATAGCAGAGATACATTCTCTAGTTACATGTACAGGCATGCTTCCTACTGATTTTGATGCCTTCATATGCAATAGTGGGAGTGATATATATTATCCTTCACAGTCTAGTGATATGTCAAAAAAATCCCGTATTACATTTGCATTGGACCATAATTACCGATCACATATTGAGTATCGTTGGGGAGGAGAAGGTTTAAGGAAGTACCTAGTAAAGTGGGCTTCTTCAGTAGTAGAAAGAAGGGGAAGAATTGAAAAGCAAGTCATTTTTGAAGATTCAGAACATTCTTCAACATATTGTCTTGCATTTAAAGTGGTTAATCCAAATCAT TTGCCTCCTTTGAAGGAGCTGCAAAAGTTGATGAGGATTCAGTCACTGCGTTGTCATGCTCTGTATAACCATGGTGCTACCAGGCTATCTGTAGTTCCAATTCATGCATCACGATCTCAGGCTCTAAG GTATTTGTCTATTCGATGGGGCATAGAGTTGCCAGATGCCGTGGTTATTGTTGGCGAAACTGGTGATTCTGATTACGAGGAACTGTTTGGAGGTCTTCACAAGACAGTCATTCTTAAGGGTGGATTCAACACTCCTGCAAATATAATTCATACAGTAAGAAGGTATCCTTTACAAGATGTTGTTGCTCTTGATAGCTCAAATATCATTGGAATTGAGGGTTGCAGCACTGGTGACATGAGGTCTGCTCTGCAACAGCTTGGTATACCCACACAGTGA
- the LOC133883356 gene encoding probable sucrose-phosphate synthase 3 isoform X2: protein MPARAPRAPEPAPPGAGVAAGTASLCCSASGATAPPPGTSSRRSSPGVSDAEPAGEEHAAGEHDLEDLEPRQEEEGGAPYSLLFEKEEANRLSKRRLETEKPRNDATADMSEDLFEGVKGEDAGDPSVAYGDSTTGNTPRISSVDRLYIVLISLHGLIRGDNMELGRDSDTGGQVKYVVELAKALSSSPGVYRVDLLTRQILAPNFNRGYGEPSEMLASTSFKSFKYERGENSGAYIIRIPFGPKDKYLTKEHIWPFIQEFVDGALGHIVWMSKTIGEEIGSGCPVWPAVIHGHYASSGVAAALLSGALNVPMVFTGHFLGKDKLEGLLKQGRQTREQINMAYKIMCRIEAEELSLDASEIVIASTRQEIEEQWNLYDGFEVMLARKLRALVKRGANCYGRYMPRMVIIPPGVEFGHMVHDFDMAGDEDSPSPASEDPSIWSEIMRFFTNPRKPMILAIARPYAEKNITTLVKAFGECRPLRELANLTLIMGNREAISKMHKISAAVLTSVLTLTDEYDLYGQVAYPKHHKHSEVPDIYRLAARTKGAFVNVAYFEQFGVTLIEAAMHGLPVIATKNGAPVEIHQVLDNGLLVDPHDQHAIADALCKMLSEKQFWSRCRENGLKNIHRFSWPEHCKNYVSRILTLGPRHPAFASKEDQKVPMKGRKHIFVIAVDSVSKDDLIQIIRNSIEATRFGTLSGSTGFVLSTSLTIAEIHSLVTCTGMLPTDFDAFICNSGSDIYYPSQSSDMSKKSRITFALDHNYRSHIEYRWGGEGLRKYLVKWASSVVERRGRIEKQVIFEDSEHSSTYCLAFKVVNPNHLPPLKELQKLMRIQSLRCHALYNHGATRLSVVPIHASRSQALRYLSIRWGIELPDAVVIVGETGDSDYEELFGGLHKTVILKGGFNTPANIIHTVRRYPLQDVVALDSSNIIGIEGCSTGDMRSALQQLGIPTQ, encoded by the exons TTTGAGAAAGAGGAAGCCAATCGCTTGTCAAAACGGCGTCTAGAGACTGAGAAGCCACGAAATGATGCTACTGCAGATATGTCTGAAGATCTCTTTGAAGGAGTAAAGGGAGAGGATGCTGGTGATCCATCTGTTGCCTACGGTGACAGCACAACTGGGAACACACCTAGGATCAGTTCAGTTGACAGGCTATACATAGTGTTGATCAG CCTTCATGGTCTGATCCGTGGAGACAATATGGAGCTTGGCCGTGATTCAGATACTGGTGGCCAG GTCAAATATGTCGTGGAGCTTGCTAAAGCATTAAGTTCATCTCCTGGAGTTTACCGGGTTGATCTATTGACAAGGCAAATCTTAGCCCCAAATTTCAATCGTGGTTATGGTGAACCATCCGAAATGCTGGCTTCAACAAGCTTCAAGAGCTTCAAATATGAAAGAGGAGAAAACAGTGGCGCATATATCATCAGAATACCATTTGGGCCCAAAGACAAGTATCTAACTAAAGAACATATCTGGCCTTTCATTCAAGAATTTGTTGATGGTGCACTGGGTCATATAGTGTGGATGTCAAAAACTATAGGTGAAGAAATCGGCAGTGGATGTCCAGTGTGGCCTGCTGTGATTCATGGCCATTATGCCAGTTCAGGAGTTGCTGCTGCTCTACTATCTGGAGCACTTAATGTTCCCATGGTGTTTACAGGGCATTTTCTTGGGAAAGATAAGTTGGAAGGGCTTCTCAAGCAAGGGAGACAGACAAGAGAACAAATTAACATGGCATACAAAATAATGTGCCGAATTGAGGCAGAGGAGTTGTCTCTTGATGCATCTGAAATAGTTATCGCAAGCACCAGGCAAGAGATAGAAGAGCAGTGGAACTTGTATGATGGTTTTGAGGTCATGCTTGCAAGGAAGCTCCGTGCGCTAGTCAAGCGTGGTGCTAACTGTTATGGTCGTTATATGCCTCGTATGGTT ataattcctCCAGGTGTTGAATTCGGCCATATGGTTCATGATTTTGATATGGCTGGAGATGAAGATAGCCCATCTCCAGCCTCCGAGGATCCATCTATTTGGTCTGAG ATAATGCGGTTCTTCACAAATCCTAGGAAACCTATGATTCTGGCTATTGCCCGTCCTTATGCTGAAAAGAATATTACAACGCTTGTGAAGGCATTTGGTGAATGCCGTCCATTGAGGGAACTTGCTAACCTT ACACTGATAATGGGTAACCGTGAGGCTATTTCCAAAATGCATAAAATCAGTGCAGCTGTTCTGACATCGGTGCTTACATTGACTGATGAGTATGATTTATATGGTCAAGTGGCATACCCAAAACATCACAAACACTCTGAAGTTCCTGATATTTATCGTTTGGCAGCAAGAACCAAG GGTGCTTTTGTAAACGTTGCTTACTTTGAACAATTTGGTGTCACCTTGATAGAG GCTGCCATGCACGGTTTGCCTGTAATTGCAACAAAAAATGGAGCTCCTGTTGAAATTCATCAG GTTCTGGACAACGGTCTCCTTGTTGATCCCCATGATCAGCATGCAATTGCAGATGCCCTCTGTAAGATGCTTTCTGAAAAGCAGTTTTGGTCGAGATGTCGAGAGAATGGGCTGAAAAATATACACCGGTTTTCTTGGCCTGAACATTGTAAAAATTATGTGTCAAGGATATTAACTCTTGGCCCAAGACATCCTGCTTTTGCAAGCAAAGAAGACCAGAAGGTGCCTATGAAGGGAAGGAAGCATATCTTTGTTATTGCTGTAGACTCTGTTAGTAAGGATGATCTAATTCAGATTATCAGAAATTCTATTGAGGCTACACGCTTTGGAACATTGTCAGGTTCGACAGGTTTTGTGCTGTCAACTTCACTGACAATAGCAGAGATACATTCTCTAGTTACATGTACAGGCATGCTTCCTACTGATTTTGATGCCTTCATATGCAATAGTGGGAGTGATATATATTATCCTTCACAGTCTAGTGATATGTCAAAAAAATCCCGTATTACATTTGCATTGGACCATAATTACCGATCACATATTGAGTATCGTTGGGGAGGAGAAGGTTTAAGGAAGTACCTAGTAAAGTGGGCTTCTTCAGTAGTAGAAAGAAGGGGAAGAATTGAAAAGCAAGTCATTTTTGAAGATTCAGAACATTCTTCAACATATTGTCTTGCATTTAAAGTGGTTAATCCAAATCAT TTGCCTCCTTTGAAGGAGCTGCAAAAGTTGATGAGGATTCAGTCACTGCGTTGTCATGCTCTGTATAACCATGGTGCTACCAGGCTATCTGTAGTTCCAATTCATGCATCACGATCTCAGGCTCTAAG GTATTTGTCTATTCGATGGGGCATAGAGTTGCCAGATGCCGTGGTTATTGTTGGCGAAACTGGTGATTCTGATTACGAGGAACTGTTTGGAGGTCTTCACAAGACAGTCATTCTTAAGGGTGGATTCAACACTCCTGCAAATATAATTCATACAGTAAGAAGGTATCCTTTACAAGATGTTGTTGCTCTTGATAGCTCAAATATCATTGGAATTGAGGGTTGCAGCACTGGTGACATGAGGTCTGCTCTGCAACAGCTTGGTATACCCACACAGTGA